The region TCCGCCTGGCCGAAGACCAGCTCATCGGGCCATATCTTGACCATTGCGGCTTTTTCTCTCTGGAAAACGGCGGCGGAGCGCATTTTCATGTGGCCATGATGGCCAATATGACCTACCCCTTCCAGGAGGCCAGGGACTGGAACCGGTTTGCGCCCAATACCCCCAAGCAGATTCTGATCCGATCGACCAATGTGCTCGGCTACAAGCCCCAGCCCAAAAACCTGATGAGGCTGACCGGCGAGATGATCTGCGAGCACTACGATGTGATCCGCTGCTTTGATTTTCTAAACTATATCGACAGTATGGAGCCTTTTGCCGAGGTGGCCTTAAACTCCAGATCAAATATTTTCGAACCAGCCATATCCCTCTCCTGGGCTGCGGGGTTTGATGTACCCCACTACCTTGGCGTGGTGGAGAAAATAATCGATATGGTAACCAGGGTCAGCGGCACTGGCAGGAAGAAGGCCACCAGCCTTTTTATCCTGGGTCTGAAGGACATGGCCGGAGTCTGTCCGCCCCGGTTCATGAGGGAACTGGTCGGGGCCATCAGGAAACGCTATCCGGATCTGGTCATCCACTATCACCGGCACTACACCGATGGCCTGTTTATCCCGGCAACGGGGGCAGCGGTCGAGGCAGGAGCCCAGATCGTGGATACGGGCCTTGGTCCTGCTGTCCGATGGTATGGTCAAGGGGATGTTCTGGCTACCGCCGCCTTTGTCGAGGGCGAACTTGGCCTGGCCACCAACCTGAATAAAGAGATGATCCGAAGCTGCGGCTTCCTGCTGAAGCAGATCATGCCCTACTATGACCGGTATGCCGCCCCGTATTTTCAGGGGATCGATCATGACGCCGTATCACACGGCATGCCGGGGGGGGCCACATCCTCCTCGCAGGAGGGGGCGATGCAGCAGAATTACATTCACCTTCTGCCCTCCATGCTCCGTTTCCTGGCCGGAATCCGCACCATTGTCCGCTACCATGACGTAACTCCCGGCTCTCAGATCACCTGGAATACGGCCTTTCTGGCCGTGACCAGCGCCTTCAAGCGGGGCGGGGAGCAGGAAGTCCGGCATCTTCTCGCAGTGCTGGACAAGGTGGTCAACACTCCGGAGGGAGAAATGAGCGATGAGCTGAAAAAAGAGCGGCTGATGATTTACCGGGAGAGTAACGACGCTTTCCGTCAACTCCTGCTGGGGCAGTTTGGCCCGCTCCCTCTGGGTTTTCCGCCCGACTGGGTGTACGAGAGTGCCTTTGGCCCGGCATGGAAGGAAGCCGTAGCCGGGAGGACCGAAAAATCTCCCCTCGCTTCCCTGGAGGATGTGGATATCGAGGCCGAGCGCCAGGCACTCTCCTCCCACCTCAACCGCGGACCTTCGGAGGAAGAGCTGGTGATGTACCTGAACCATCCCGGCGATGCCTTAAAGACCATCCGGTTCCAGCAGCAGTTTGGCGATCCGAACCTGATACCCCTGGATGTGTGGTTCGAGGGCCTGACTCCCAAGCAGGAGATGTACTTCAACGACAGCGGCGGAAAACCCCACCTGATGACCATTGTCGATATCTCACGGCCCAATGACCAGGGCATGAGCCTGGTCCGCTATGTCCTTGACGGCGAATTCTTTACCTATCCGGTGAAAGTGGGCGAAGCAGTCAGGGGAAAGGCCGGATCCATCGAGATGGCGGACAAGAACAACCCCTGCCATGTGGCTTCACCCTGTAATGGCGACCTGTGGATCATGTATGTCAATGTCGGTGACATCGTCAAAAAGGGTGAGGAGCTTTTCAATATCACCATCATGAAGCAGGAAAAGGCGGTCCTCTCCCCGATGGACGGAACCGTCAAGCGGATTCTCAAGTTTGCCAACTACAAGGAAGACAAGAAGATGGTGCCGGTCAAGGAAGGAGAGCTGATCGTGGAGCTTGGCCCCATCGGCAGGATCTGCGGCAAATGCTCGTCTCCTGTTTCCGGTGAAGGATTTAACTTCTGCCCCAACTGCGGAGGGAAGCTGGCTGAGTGAAGAGGGGAATTGGATGGGGAAGTTCATATTTTCGGCTTTATTTCCGCCACTACCATAGCTGGGAGTCCAATGGATGGTCGAAGTGCTCGACGGGATTATCAGGAAAATACGAGAAGGCCTGTATGAGTATTCACAGCATGCAGTAGATCAAAGTATTGTACGGATGATTTCAAATCATGAGGTACGGGAAGCTATTTTTCATGGTAAAATAATAGAGGATTATCCAGACGATAAGTATGGTCCAAGTTGCCTTATCTTTGGCAAGACTACCAAAGGGCGTCCGATTCATGTTCAATGCAGTTATCCATCTCGTCCGCTTATCAAGATAATAACTGTTTACGAACCGAATCCCGCCTTATGGATCAATTGGGAGATCAGGAGGTAAAACATGAAATGCGACCTTTGCGGAGGGCCATTAGAAGATCGAACAATCTCTTATGCAATCGAGTATGAGGGACATTTGCATATCATTGAACATGTGCCAGTTAAGGAGTGTTTGCAGTGTGGTGAGAGACTGTACTCTCCTCAAACTGTTGAAAAAATCCAAAACGCTATCTGGCATGGTCAGAAACCGGACAAAGTTATTGAAACACCAGTCATTGACTATGCATCTATTGATATGAATACGGATCTGTAAAAAACTTGGGTTAGACAACCAAATGTCAATACATAGACATTAACTTACTGGATACAGAATAAGCCGCCGCAGGAGGATACCGCATGAAATGGACAAGCCAGGCGGAAGATGCCGTATCGAGAATTCCCTTTTTTATTCGCAAGCATCGAAGAAGAGGCCCTTCGTTGCGGTGTCCGGGAGGTCAGCCTCAGTCACGTTCAGATTCAGACATGCCAAAAAAAGGTTTATTGATAGTATGGAGCAGGAGGTTAAGGGATATCGAATCGAGACCTGCTTTGGTTCATCGGGATGTCCCAACCAGGCAGTACCAGGCTCAGGCTTAGTCCAGAGAGTGGAAGCCCGCCTTTCCGGCAGGAATCTGAGAGATTTTCTGAAAACCCGGGTTAGCGGGCCTTTAAAGATCCACCACGAATTTGTGGTTTCTCTATCTGATTGCCCCAATGCCTGCTCACGGCCGCAAATCGTGGATTTAGGGCTTATCTAAGGAATATAGAACCGGGGTAGGTTATAGGTTTAGTATGTTTAATGATGTCTTATGGACTCTCGATAATGAAATGGACGATAGGCGCTTTGAGCGGCTGTGTACAGATTTACTAGCCCGTGAGGGCTATAAAGATATAGTACCTATTGGTGGCGTTCGTGACCGGGGCCGAGATGCTGAAGTTCGCCTATGGAAGGGGATAAAGGCAACTGGTGGAGTAACCTTTTTTCAATATTCTCTTGAAAAAAGGTGGGAAGTTAAGGTGAACCGAGAGCTTAAAAAGGTGAAAGAGAATGGCCATATAATTCATTTTTATGTTTTTGTGACTAGCCAAAAGGTAACAGGCGAAAAAAGAGACAAACTTGCAGAGATAACTGCAACCACATATGAATGGCAGTTGCTCATTTACGACCGTGAATGGTTACGCCATCGACTTGAAGAAGTGCATCCTGATCTAGCTGCAAAATACCTTGGCATCACAAATGTAATGGGACAAAAATATCCTGCATCAAAACTAAAGACAACAATATCACAAGGCAAAAAAAACGAAAAGGCTTGGCAGCTTTATCTACAGAAAGAATATGAAGCCGCTGTAGTAGAGTTCAACGGGTTACTAAAGAAAAATGATCAAGATGCTATAACCTGGCATGCATTGGCTGAGTGTCAGTATGCACTCTTCCGCTATAATGATGCTCTTATTAGTATAAACCATTCAATTTCCTTAAAAGAGGATAATGAGCATAGCCTAGCATTAAAAGCTTGCATTCTGACAGAATATGGGATTCAAAAGAGGGAAAAAGCCCATCTTTTGTTAGCCAAGGACATATTTAAAAAAATAGCTGAAAAAAGTAACCATTGGTCTGCCCATTATAATTATGCGAATACCTTGCATGCATTAGGTGATTATGAGGGTGCAAAACAGGAACTCCTCATTGCTCTTGACTGTAATTCACAACAACCGGAGATATGGACAAATTTAGGTACAACTTATTCTCATCTACAAGACCATAAGAAAGAAATCGATTGTTACAATAAGGCCCTTGCTATTAATAAAAACCTTTTCCAGGCATTAGTGAGTAAAGGGATAACCTTGCTAAGGGTGTTTGGAAAGGCAGAAGAGTCTATTCAGCTTTTAAGACACGCCATAGAGTCTGATGAAATCGCAGCAGTAAATTGGATCCATATCTGGTATTGGTTAGGTAGAGCTTACTATGAATCAAATGACTTACAAAAAGCATTACGGGAAGTCAATGCAGGTTTGGCAATTGCACCTCATCATGATGGACTTCTTCGTTTAAAATCCTTGATCCTATCACAATTATGGAGAAAAGACTCTCACTTCATCAATGAAGCATTGTCATTTTTCGAATTCCGTGTTGCTTTATCAGACATGGACTATGACAGCTTTGCAGAACTCGTGAGACTATATAATGCTAAGGGCCAAGATGAGGTGGTTTGGAGCCTACTGGAAAAATATATTAATCGATATAAAAAGGGGTTCCTAAAATATATAAAGTTCATGGGACATAGCTTAGAAGAATATCTTATTGGTTTAAGATATCTTTCTGCTTATGAGAGATTTAGATTAATCTGTTCTATTCAAGAGTACATAAAGTTACTAAACCTCCATACAATCTCACCTGATGATGATTTTAAGGACGCGTTATTTATCGTCTGTTCCATTCCATTTGGTCTTGCATGTAATACCCTTGCAAAAATTCCACAAAACCAGCGAAATAGAGTAACAATAAAAGAAGTACAATCCATTATTTTTAACCTGTTAAAATCTTCTCTTCCAAAAGTTAGTATAAAGTTATTACAATCAGTTAGAGTTGATGTTATAGAGCAACTATCAGAAAAATTATCTCAAATTCTTTTTATTTGGTCTGATATAGCACTTTTAGAGTCAAGTAGACAAATTGGATATATTGGAGGAATTTTTGGAATATCCGCAAAGGAATTAGACGATTCAATAGTAGGAACAGATGAGGATCTCGGTAATTGGTACAAGGATGTTTTGATTGAAACTTTATCCGAAATCAACAAGCAATTAAAAATTTTTAAGGAGTAAAGTTTTTGATATAAGTATCTCCTTAATATAACCGAACACAAAGACAACTCAATGCAACAATGAATAACAAATTAATACCATTTCGACATTCAACCGCAGCATAAGTAGAGAATTCAGGAGCCAGGAGTCAGAATTCAGAATAAAGTGCTGTAGCGCTGTAGGGTGGGACTTTTTGCCCCACCAAAATGGTTAATCTTCCCCCTGTTGCTACGCTAGCTCCTTTGGCCAGTTTATGCTCAGTTTCAGATGAGAAATGGTATAAGATCAAGCAAAAGAAAAAATCATGAATAAAGAACCCCAAGAGTGGCTAAAACAAGCTGATTATGATCTGGACACAGCAGAACTTATGTTTGATGGAGGCCGATTTTTCTATGCGGTCTTTATGTGTCATTTATCTATGGAAAAGGCATTAAAGGGGCTCTA is a window of bacterium DNA encoding:
- a CDS encoding pyruvate carboxylase, whose protein sequence is MKKGKPFEQVLESVRGKRILVANRGIPARRIVRSIREVFNAIPIMTATDVDKTAPFTSGAQELLLLGENTRAYLDMDLIISLAKARGIFAIHPGWGFMSEDDSFPARCEEAGIVFIGPSTEAMRLLGNKVEVRALARKLGIPVVPGSLGAVSVDEARRVARELGFPIMLKAEGGGGGRGIYEIFEEDQLEKAFGKASALAQATFGNPGLYVERLLTSVRHLEIQVAADRYGNVFAFDERDCTVQRKHQKLVEITPTPWPGMTQDLRNQLKRYAEDLVREVGYYSLATVEFLVDGQGNPYLIEVNTRLQVEHGITECRYGIDLVEEQIAIALGASLRFNKKDTVPFNHAMQVRVNCEDPQSNFAPNAGLITRYISPGGQGIRLDSCVSSGYEFPSEYDSAASLLIAYGKTWTKVLGIMDRALREYTISGLKTTIPFHLQIIDHPQFRAGDFDTNFIANTPSLMDYQVHEPEPLRLSRLVAEISARGYNPFVQLGEYRGRQDKRLGRFTPVVPEKNFDRHQHTYPRGDRTALLDYIRDSRLVHFTDTTTRDVTQSNSGNRFRLAEDQLIGPYLDHCGFFSLENGGGAHFHVAMMANMTYPFQEARDWNRFAPNTPKQILIRSTNVLGYKPQPKNLMRLTGEMICEHYDVIRCFDFLNYIDSMEPFAEVALNSRSNIFEPAISLSWAAGFDVPHYLGVVEKIIDMVTRVSGTGRKKATSLFILGLKDMAGVCPPRFMRELVGAIRKRYPDLVIHYHRHYTDGLFIPATGAAVEAGAQIVDTGLGPAVRWYGQGDVLATAAFVEGELGLATNLNKEMIRSCGFLLKQIMPYYDRYAAPYFQGIDHDAVSHGMPGGATSSSQEGAMQQNYIHLLPSMLRFLAGIRTIVRYHDVTPGSQITWNTAFLAVTSAFKRGGEQEVRHLLAVLDKVVNTPEGEMSDELKKERLMIYRESNDAFRQLLLGQFGPLPLGFPPDWVYESAFGPAWKEAVAGRTEKSPLASLEDVDIEAERQALSSHLNRGPSEEELVMYLNHPGDALKTIRFQQQFGDPNLIPLDVWFEGLTPKQEMYFNDSGGKPHLMTIVDISRPNDQGMSLVRYVLDGEFFTYPVKVGEAVRGKAGSIEMADKNNPCHVASPCNGDLWIMYVNVGDIVKKGEELFNITIMKQEKAVLSPMDGTVKRILKFANYKEDKKMVPVKEGELIVELGPIGRICGKCSSPVSGEGFNFCPNCGGKLAE
- a CDS encoding DUF4258 domain-containing protein, coding for MLDGIIRKIREGLYEYSQHAVDQSIVRMISNHEVREAIFHGKIIEDYPDDKYGPSCLIFGKTTKGRPIHVQCSYPSRPLIKIITVYEPNPALWINWEIRR
- a CDS encoding YgiT-type zinc finger protein, translated to MKCDLCGGPLEDRTISYAIEYEGHLHIIEHVPVKECLQCGERLYSPQTVEKIQNAIWHGQKPDKVIETPVIDYASIDMNTDL
- a CDS encoding tetratricopeptide repeat protein → MFNDVLWTLDNEMDDRRFERLCTDLLAREGYKDIVPIGGVRDRGRDAEVRLWKGIKATGGVTFFQYSLEKRWEVKVNRELKKVKENGHIIHFYVFVTSQKVTGEKRDKLAEITATTYEWQLLIYDREWLRHRLEEVHPDLAAKYLGITNVMGQKYPASKLKTTISQGKKNEKAWQLYLQKEYEAAVVEFNGLLKKNDQDAITWHALAECQYALFRYNDALISINHSISLKEDNEHSLALKACILTEYGIQKREKAHLLLAKDIFKKIAEKSNHWSAHYNYANTLHALGDYEGAKQELLIALDCNSQQPEIWTNLGTTYSHLQDHKKEIDCYNKALAINKNLFQALVSKGITLLRVFGKAEESIQLLRHAIESDEIAAVNWIHIWYWLGRAYYESNDLQKALREVNAGLAIAPHHDGLLRLKSLILSQLWRKDSHFINEALSFFEFRVALSDMDYDSFAELVRLYNAKGQDEVVWSLLEKYINRYKKGFLKYIKFMGHSLEEYLIGLRYLSAYERFRLICSIQEYIKLLNLHTISPDDDFKDALFIVCSIPFGLACNTLAKIPQNQRNRVTIKEVQSIIFNLLKSSLPKVSIKLLQSVRVDVIEQLSEKLSQILFIWSDIALLESSRQIGYIGGIFGISAKELDDSIVGTDEDLGNWYKDVLIETLSEINKQLKIFKE